ATTGTCTTAAATAAAGAGGACATTGTCCGACAAGAGATAGAGAAAGACATAGAGATAGAATCATATAATCATGATCATAATATTTTAAATAATATAAAAAATATAAAGAGAGATGAGAAGAATGATGATTTAAAAAAGATAAAACAATGGTTTAAAGAAAATGGAATTGATTTTTCTAAGAAACATGAAGTTAAAGTTTTAGAGCTATTAAAAAATAACTCACTAGATTTTGTTTTAAATACATTCCAGGAGCAACTGGATATTTTAAAAAATAAATCTGATGTTAAAAGTGTAGCAGCTGTTTTCTCCACTCATCTTTTCAAAGGAACTTGTGAAGTAAACACCCAAGAACTTGAAAAGAAAGAGAATGAACATCAAAAAATCAAAGAAGATGAGAGAAAGGAGTGTGAAAAAAATGATAATATTCTTAGTATTTTCTTTAAAATTCCCTTAGAGAAACAAGAAGAAATTGAAATGGAAATTCTTAAAAAACATAATATTAAACATTTTTCTGAATTAAAAACGAAAAGTGAAACTATGTATTATAGACTAATTAGTTCATTTATCTATGAAGAACTTAAAGAAAAAGGCTTAATTTAGAGAGGTGGTTTATGTCAATAACCAAAATAAATATGCCATTTGCAAAGTGGTGTGAAGTTCAAAAAAAATTTGAAGAGGTCAATGAAATACTTCCTGATGAAGAAAAACTTGACTTTGAAAAATATAAATATTGTTCCAAGTATGGCAGATTGTTATGTCATCTCTATTTAATAAAAGCTGGAACAAATAAAACTCTGAAAGAACCTGAATTTTATAACTGAAAGGAGCAATAATGTTAAGAGGGAAAATTTATAGCTACACAGACAAAAAAACATACAGTGTTGGCTTTATTGATTACAGAAACAAAAAAATAACAGCTATTTCAAATCAACAAAAAAAGGAATTTAGTTTTAAAGAAGTTGAATGGCTTGAAGCAACTGGATATACTGCTGGAACCTCAATGATTTATAGGCAAGACTTTATTCTTGCAACTAAAGATGATGAAGTTTTATCAGGAATTGTTATAAAAAAATTTGGAGCTTGGCACTTATGTAACAAAAAAAGAGGACTTAGTAAATCTTTAAGAACTCTAAAAGAATCTGGATACACATTTGTAAATTTAAAAAATTATAAAACTTATTTTAAAAATAAGCTTGAAAAAATTAAAAAATAGGAGGATTTTATGGGAATTATTTTAGTTAAAAACAACAAAGGTGGAGTTGGAAAAACTTATATAACTCTACAATTAGCAGCATATAAAGCATTGATAAAAAATAAAAAGACATTGATTCTTACCAGCGATTCCCAAAATGATATTTTAAAATTTGCAGGTATCAAAATTGAAGATACAAGCAAAGCTGGACTTGAAGATTTCATTGAAGGTAAAAGCTATAAAATTAAAAAATTAAGAGAAAATCTTTTCTTCTTACATTTACAAGGATATAAGATAAAAAATTCTTTTGATGAGGCTTTTAAGAGAGCTATAAAAATTTTAAAAGATGAGTATGACTATATTGTTATTGATGGTTCACCAGTAATGGGGTTAGATAATTTATTTATTGAAATATCTGACCATATAGTTATTCCAACTTTTCTTGATAGCATTACAACACATTCAGTGTTGAGTATGTTAAAAAAAGTTGATTTAAACAAGGTTAAGGCTGTTGTTCCAAATAGAACTGGAAGAACAAAGCTAGAAAAGGAATATTATGATTTCTTAAACCAAAAATTAGGAGTGCAAGGAATCCATTTAAGTTTTCCTATCCCACAAATTAGCCTTATTTCTAAATTAATTGATAAAGAAACATTGCTATGGGAAAGCAAAGCTAAAAAATTAGATTATATCAAAGGTATCTTTATAAATATCTGGAAGGAGATAGACAATGAATAAAAATTTAGATAATGATTTTAATATAGTTATATCTTCTAAATCAGAAATAAAAGAATTTGATTTCGCTAGTTACGAATTAAACGATGTTGAAATTGCTACTGTATCTGAACAAGAAAAAATATTTATGAATACATACAAAAAAATGAAAAATAATTTATTTGAAATGTGTTCGTCATTAGCATTAATTGAAAAAACTTTAAAACCTACCAATTCATTTATGGCTTGGTATGAGTCTAAGGGACTTACAAAAGACTCTGTTTCAGTTTACTTAAAAAGATGGAATTTATATTTAGAGTTTCAAAATTATAAAGATAAAATATTTTCTTATTCAGACCAAGCAATAAAAATTCTAACAAATAAGGAACTTCAATATGAGGAAGTTTTAGGAATTTTAGAAAATGACATCTACAAAGTTAAAGAAATTAGAAAACTATTACTTCCTGCTATTGAAAAAAATAAAATGGAATTTCTTCCAGATGGTCAAAAGTTTTTTAACTTTAATAAAATTGAAA
This Fusobacterium animalis 7_1 DNA region includes the following protein-coding sequences:
- a CDS encoding phage replisome organizer N-terminal domain-containing protein, with product MAKRYYWLKLQEDFFESDEIKIIESMPNGVVYSNFYLKLLCKSLKTDGRLIFKDIIPYTPDMLANITGVAVDTVRVAIDIFIKLGLMEKLDDGALYMIAVENMTGSESEWATKKRNYRKSLEVKEKNLLLETSKTNKGHNEDNVQNEKDIVLNKEDIVRQEIEKDIEIESYNHDHNILNNIKNIKRDEKNDDLKKIKQWFKENGIDFSKKHEVKVLELLKNNSLDFVLNTFQEQLDILKNKSDVKSVAAVFSTHLFKGTCEVNTQELEKKENEHQKIKEDERKECEKNDNILSIFFKIPLEKQEEIEMEILKKHNIKHFSELKTKSETMYYRLISSFIYEELKEKGLI
- a CDS encoding ParA family protein, whose protein sequence is MGIILVKNNKGGVGKTYITLQLAAYKALIKNKKTLILTSDSQNDILKFAGIKIEDTSKAGLEDFIEGKSYKIKKLRENLFFLHLQGYKIKNSFDEAFKRAIKILKDEYDYIVIDGSPVMGLDNLFIEISDHIVIPTFLDSITTHSVLSMLKKVDLNKVKAVVPNRTGRTKLEKEYYDFLNQKLGVQGIHLSFPIPQISLISKLIDKETLLWESKAKKLDYIKGIFINIWKEIDNE